From a region of the Arachis ipaensis cultivar K30076 chromosome B09, Araip1.1, whole genome shotgun sequence genome:
- the LOC107618180 gene encoding 3-ketoacyl-CoA synthase 6 (The sequence of the model RefSeq protein was modified relative to this genomic sequence to represent the inferred CDS: added 114 bases not found in genome assembly), with amino-acid sequence MRRNSIDMEKERITAEMDFKNSSSAVIKIRRKLPDFLQSVKLKYVKLGYQYLVNHIITLTLVPIMLGVSIEILRLGPQEILNLWNSLHFNLVQILCSAFLIIFVATVYFMSKPRTIYLVDYACFKPPVTCRVPFATFMEHSRLILKNNPKSVEFQMRILERSGLGEETCLPPAIHYIPPKPTMEAARGEAELVIFSAMDSLFKKTGLKPKDIDILIVNCSLFSPTPSLSAMVINKYKLRSNIKSFNLSGMGCSAGLISIDLARDLLQVHPNSNAVVVSTEIITPNYYQGNERAMLLPNCLFRMGGAAILLSNRRSERRRAKYRLVHVVRTHKGADDKAYRCVFEEEDKEGKVGISLSKDLMAIAGEALKSNITTMGPLVLPASEQLLFLLTLIGRKIFNPKWKPYIPDFKQAFEHFCIHAGGRAVIDELQKNLQLSTEHVEASRMTLHRFGNTSSSSLWYELNYIESKGRMKKGDRVWQIAFGSGFKCNSAVWKCNKTIKTPIDGPWADCIDRYPVHIPEIVKL; translated from the coding sequence TCCGTGAAGCTCAAGTATGTCAAGCTTGGATACCAATACCTTGTTAACCACATTATCACACTCACCCTCGTTCCAATCATGCTGGGAGTCTCCATTGAGATTCTACGCTTAGGCCCCCAAGAGATCCTTAATCTCTGGAATTCCCTGCACTTCAACCTCGTTCAGATCCTCTGCTCCGCTTTCCTCATCATCTTCGTTGCCACCGTCTACTTCATGTCAAAGCCACGCACAATTTACCTCGTTGACtatgcttgcttcaagccaccgGTAACATGCCGGGTCCCCTTCGCCACCTTCATGGAGCACTCAAGGCTCATCCTCAAGAACAACCCCAAGAGTGTGGAGTTCCAGATGAGGATCCTTGAGCGCTCCGGCCTCGGCGAAGAGACCTGTCTTCCTCCTGCCATTCACTACATCCCTCCCAAGCCTACCATGGAGGCGGCTCGCGGCGAGGCCGAGCTTGTCATCTTCTCAGCCATGGACTCTTTGTTTAAGAAAACCGGCCTCAAGCCTAAGGATATCGACATTCTCATAGTGAATTGCAGCCTCTTCTCTCCAACTCCTTCCTTGTCCGCCATGGTTATCAACAAGTACAAGCTCAGGAGCAACATCAAGAGCTTCAACCTTTCGGGGATGGGTTGCAGTGCGGGTCTCATCTCCATAGACCTAGCGCGCGATCTTCTTCAGGTTCATCCCAATTCCAACGCCGTGGTTGTCAGCACTGAGATTATCACGCCCAACTACTACCAAGGCAACGAGAGAGCCATGCTTCTTCCGAACTGCTTGTTCAGGATGGGCGGCGCCGCCATCCTCTTGTCGAACCGGAGATCGGAACGGAGAAGAGCCAAGTACAGATTGGTCCACGTGGTTAGAACTCACAAGGGTGCCGATGACAAAGCCTACCGTTGTGTGTTCGAGGAAGAAGACAAAGAAGGAAAGGTTGGGATTTCGCTGTCCAAAGACCTCATGGCCATTGCAGGGGAAGCTTTGAAGTCCAACATCACAACCATGGGTCCGCTTGTTCTTCCGGCATCGGAGCAGCTTCTCTTCCTTCTGACACTCATTGGGAGGAAAATCTTCAACCCTAAGTGGAAGCCATACATCCCTGACTTCAAGCAAGCTTTCGAGCACTTCTGCATCCACGCGGGTGGACGCGCTGTTATCGACGAGTTGCAGAAGAATCTTCAACTGTCGACGGAGCACGTGGAAGCTTCCAGAATGACCCTTCACAGGTTCGGCAACACTTCGTCTTCTTCTCTGTGGTATGAACTGAACTACATTGAATCCAAAGGGAGGATGAAGAAAGGGGATAGGGTGTGGCAGATTGCTTTCGGGAGTGGGTTCAAATGCAACAGCGCCGTGTGGAAGTGTAACAAGACCATTAAGACCCCCATTGATGGACCTTGGGCTGATTGCATTGATCGTTACCCTGTTCACATTCCTGAGATCGTTAAGCTCTAG